Below is a genomic region from Vairimorpha necatrix chromosome 1, complete sequence.
AAAAGGagaataaaacataaaaaaaggaaattGTTGACACCAcaaaacacaaaaaatataatttattcaaaattacATAATAAGACGAATATGTTAAAACAcgaataattttttacaaatcaTCAACAATGAAACAAAGTTCCCTCctattttctatatattttccttttttgtTATCCCTCAATGGCGAGAACAAAACAATCAGCAAAGAAGACTACTGGTGGTAAAGCACCCAGAAAGCAATTAGCAGCCAAGTCTACTAAGAAGACACCAAGTGGGACACCAGGAACAGAGAAGAGAACCAAACAAAGACACAGATCTGGTACACTTGTACTGAAAGAAATAAGAAGATACAGAAAAGGGACAGAGTGTCTTATAAGGAGACTTCCTTTCCAGAGACATTGTCGTGCTATTGTAAGAGAAAGCAATAATGCAGCAGAAATCAGATTCCAGGGGCCTGCCCTTGCTGCTATTCAGGAGGCTGTAGAGTGTTATCTTGTAGGATTATTTGAAGATTCCCTCTTGTGTGCTACACATGCCAGGAGATGTACAGTAATGGCCCGGGATATTCTCCTTACTCTGAAGTTGAGATCAAGAGTGATCAACACATGGACTGAGTAACTTAGTAGTGAATAAAAGTATTCTTTAAATCTaagataatattataatttgttCTACAATATAtcttattaataatttaaatataatatttatataaatgtgatatgtttgtttatgctgattattatttgttaatattataatttgtttatgcATGTTAAATTTGTCAtgcataaatttaattatttgttataattattatttgtttgtttatgcATGtgaaatttgtttgtttttaattataatttattcgTAAAAGACatcatgtttttatttcgtTGGTCGTTagtttaattaataaaaatatcattaaattaattatgtGTAGATAATTTATGGATATAATTCCATACATTTGTGTGTAAGCTATTGTACTTAAATAGACAACTAAGGAGACTGCGTAATACAAGATTATATCCAAAATGTtatctttatataaattgcCAAATGGTAGAAATAATGATATTAGTGCCcaaaataatattgtaataAATGATGAATAGAATATGTAGTCTATAATTCCTATTTCATTagtaattatatttgttattaTTGTGTAAATTACATAACTCATTATGCCATGAAGATTGTCACTTATAGTCTCAAATATTCTGTAGCCTGAAAAGTCAAGATCTTTAAGAATAAAGATAGAACAAAGAATTAGAGACAACAAGTAGAAGCAGAAAGAGTAAACATTAGCAGATATTTCTTtagatattaaatatttaaatatgtagGCTATAAATATACCCAGACAGTTTACAAGAAGACAAATTTCCTTATTAAGCTTATTAGAACCAGTAGCCATTTTCCAGACAGAGACCAAGTAAAGAAGGGAGCCCACAGTCCCGCCCAAGAAATTTCTCTTTTCTGGCCTCCTGACCTtgtatgaaaatattaaggCACAAGTAAGAGGAACGAAGAAAGCGTCAGTGGTGACATTAGAGGGAGAAGACAGGAAAGTGGATTTGTAAGCAGAGAagattgataaaaataaagccGACccatatttctttatattcatGACAAAAGGGGTGAagcaattttatttaataaaaaaaaggagaacCAAAATGTCccttaaataataatttcttaaatgcatattcatatttataatcatGTAATTTACCAATGTAATTTACATATGTCATTTACAAAtgtaatttaaatttatattgtgcaaaaaaagcattttgcataaataaatgtggtataatttttcaaatatattacattattttaagttttaaaattcatttgtgcatttaaaaacatgttaaatttttaaataatatttttttaccctaGAAATGattgataaatttctttcaaaattatacaaatgtGAATATCTCACTGAAACAGAAGTAGAAGAACTCTGTAAGATTTCTATAGAcgtatttataaaagaagacaATGTAGTAAATGTAAACGGACCAGTCACTGTGTGTGGGGATGTACATGGCCAATTCCATGATCTCATGGAATTATTCAAAGTAGGCGGCCTTCCTCCTTACACAACTTATCTTTTTATGGGCGACTACGTGGACAGAGGCTACCACTCAGTAGAAACACTGAGCATTTTACTGTGTCTAAAAGTCAAATACCCTactagaatatttttactaagAGGAAATCATGAGTCAAGACAGATTACCCAAGTCTATGGATTCTTTGACGAGTGTATGAGGAAATACGCGTCAAACTCGGTATGGAGAAATTTCACAGATTTATTCGACTACCTCCCTGTAAGCGCAGTAATCAACAATGACACTTTCTGCTGTCACGGGGGACTGAGCCCGTCATTTGAGACTTTAGAcgaattgaaaaaaatagacaGAAAAATAGAAGTCCCCCATGAAGGAGCAATGTGCGACTTACTATGGTCAGACCCGGACGAGACAAAGGGATGGGGACCATCTCCAAGGGGAGCAGGATACACTTTCGGGCCCGATATAACAAACCAGTTTACTGTGAAGAATAATCTGAAGATGATTTGTAGAGCTCATCAACTTGTAATGGACGGGTACTCGTGGAATCATGACAAGCATTGTGTCACAATATTCAGTGCGCCGAATTATTGCTACAGATGCGGGAACTTGGCCACTTGTATGCAAATGGACGAACATGGAAGATTTGACTTTACACAATTTGAACCCTCTCCTGTAAAAGTAGAAGATTTTGTGGTATCAAAAATACctgattattttttgtaaaaaataaatgaaaaataatatttatctttttttaaatagtaagactatttttattttcttacaaaaatatcaacAAAGTTTAAAGAAACTAAATTTAACCCATGACTTGTTAAAAGAACACGAGTCAAAATGAAGTTCACTTCTAGAGAGCTCAAAAACAGTCATATCGAGGCTAAAACTCTCAAGAGTATTACTTTAGAACAAGTCGCATATCTGCGAAGCATGACAAAAACcaagttttatttattatttatttaataaatatttacagaGTGACGAGATAAATTCCCTTCTTtctacttttattttaatatctcCAATCATGAAAAAATCACTGCTCTCTTTTATTGACACTTCTTCCATACAAacttctttaatatttaatttactACTCATAATTAATCGAGTATTACTTAATATAAGGCAGTGATTGTCTATAAAACTctcttcttctttatttttatatgaaatatttacaaatgtACCATCTCTGAATATTTCGtgcttatttttatctttcaatttattaaatatgtaaaatgCGGCACATAATCCCAAATCGTATCTTTCTATAAAATTCCTCATGGGCATGGGATACTTAATCCTGAACTCTGTATGATCTTTGGTATACCAAGGAACAGGAAGTTGCATGTCATCCTTGTATCCTAAATTTTGAGAtttaatgtaaatattattcttaATATTCTTGAAAATTAAGCctaaaatattcttatttatcTTACTTCGATATAATCTGAATAATCTGTCTTTTAATACGGGGAAAGTACCAGAAAGAGATTTGAGTGATACGTTCGGGATCTTGAGATCTACAAAATATCTGTAAAATATGCTACACTCTATGTCATTAATGTGAAGTGCCTGAATATCAAAAAGATATTGATTTTCCGAGGACGAACTAAAAAGTCTAGTAACATAAATCATGGCTTCAAGTAAATCttcataatataatttaaatttgcccaaatttatgaatattTCATTGTTGGCAATATTTAAAGCCAAAAAATCGTCGCCTAgacttttaaatattctagGGGATCTGCTCAAATATTCCTGATTATCGATTTGGGCAGATTTCAAATTTAGacttaaattataattgtaatataaaatatctaaatcTGACAAAATGACGCAAAAGATTTCCTCATTGGCTgtgttatataaatttaagaaaatcGACTGTATATAAAAGACCATTGCTTTCTTATTTTCGGATCCAAAGCATAAGGAAATTTCCCTAATTAGTCCTATGATATTTGACTCTAAAATGCTGCATACAATATTTTCACTGATgtttacaaataatttgtCGACTTCTGTGGTAGTTTGTTTGTGGACTATGTTACAATTTTcgataaaatattgactAGCAActtttatatcaaaaacaCTAGACAGATCTGAATTTTGTATCGTCAGGGTTTTACCTATAAGTTCCACTTCATTGTGTAAAATTCTTAGATTGTAAATCTGAATGGacgaaaataaagaattcTCTCCCTCTTgataaaaacaaagaagaGATTTGATATCAGAAATGTATGCTCCATCAATATTCAAGGACCACGCGCCATCAAGGGGACTCAGCTTTATTAAGTCTATTATATTCTCACATTTCTTCTCTTGGTGAAACAATAATTGCGTATAAATTTCTGAATTGAGTTCATATACAAATCTTTtaatgtataaattttcagTAGATATTGAATCTACTATTACATTACAATCTATAATCTTATATATGTCATCAAGCAGATTGTTGcttgataaattatttgtttcttctgtgttaaatttatattttacatttttaatataaataaatttctttatctcGATTTTCTCTATCTCAAGTATCTCGTGGTATTTAAAgttataaatatgtttatctATCGTAAAATTAAACTTGTTTCCCAAATATGACACATTAACATCAAATTTAGGGCACTTATGTAGTGCCAACAACATAGAACTAATTTTTATGGGAGCCGAATCCTGTGCTTGAGGTTTGAAATCcaattctttaaatatttttataccgAGATTCTTCTTGTTTAATTTAATCAACAAggatttgtttttaattataattttatcttttaaactaatttgaatatttctAAGTCTTAgactataaaattttacagaCCGAATTTTacatgaaaatatttcacTTTCTAAAATTGTGATCCTTCTTAGAAATAAATGAGAAGCATTTCCTTTTGCACTGTCGACGTCtattttgtatttgttTAAGTAGCTCACAAAGAAATTATTGCTCTGGTTGTCGGCAGATAAAAGCTTCTCAAGTTTTGTAATGTCAATGCACATTTTTTGAACATAAAATccaaaatttgttttttgcaTCTTAGaaatagaaataattttatgccctttaaaatgtatttcTACGCCTCTAATCACATTAtctattatttctaatattttaatttcaaaatcataatataaaatagttGCATTTTGTATTTCTATTGATCTTTCCTGGTcactttgtttgtttaaaaatgataaatctttaagttccagataaatattttttattattattttctcttttataaatgaaaatctATAGCTCAAATGCGCAATGTTGCTTTTTTCATTTGGTAAAAAATCTGGATTTATTGATACGTCGTATACATCTATTGTACTAGTAAATATATTGTAACGTATATTATCTGGAGAAACAATTATTACATATTTTGATATACAATTGGATATTAATGACTTTATCATTTCTGGGGTCTCAAagtttttgttattttttttaataacaggggatgaataaaaatattcccaattttattttctatattttaatgcatttttcattttatttaagcttttttgcataaacaaaaaataaacaaactctataaaataaagatattcTTAATTGTAAGTATTTTCCTAAAATATAACCCTATAAAATAATGGATTCTAGTAGTAAACAGTTCGactatttatttaaaatagtgCTGATAGGCGATTCGGCTGTAggtaaaacaaatttattaagtCAACTTATTCATCAAAAATATGTGCTCGATAGTCGAGCTACAATTGGTGTTGAATTTGGATCAATgacttttaatattgacaataaaataattaaggCCCAGATCTGGGACACAGCAGGACAAGAAAGGTATCAAGCTATCACACATGCGTATTATAGAGGATCTTCTGGTTCTATTTTAGTTTACGATGTAACACAGCCTATTACTTTGACTAAAGCTGTGGATAATTGGTTGATTCaacttaaaaatcataCGGAAGATATTCCTATAATGTTAATTGGCAATAAAACAGATTTACAACGTAAGATAAGTTCAGAAGAAGGAAAAGAAGTGGCTCTTAGAAATAATCTCTTGTATTTTGAGACATCGGCCAAAACAGGAGAAAATGTAAAAGAAGCCTTTTacgaattaataaatattatttacaagaaacataaagaaaaagaaggCAAGATGAGTAAAAAATCTGTCAGAGGAGACTTCTCTGGCCgagaaataaagaatattaaacagaagaaaaagaaaagttgTTGTTAATTAAATGCAAAAAGTtgttaatataaaataatatgtcttttaaactaaattatgttttttatatgagtTGTTTTGGCTTTTATGTTATTCTgagatttatttaaatttttctacaacatcttataaaaaaaatttaaaattattttttatggaCATTTAATTTAACTAAAAGATCAGAAAGTAGGTTAATTAAAGCAAAAAAACACTGGTCATTATTAACtagatatttttactttatgtTATCgcagaataaaaaattatttaatttaaaaaaaactatttatttagtttatttgcaaataaatattgatCTCATcttgaaatataaaatcgaGGCTATGGGAATTGACAAGTTATCATTGCATAAAtctaaatattcaataatcgatataaatgtaaaatattttacatttatttctctatttaaaattaaacaaatgATAATAGACGACAAGAATCCGCTAAATGATCCGATAAAACTTTTAGACTTTttgtgaaaaaaaattccaaCAATTGAGGCTATCGAATCAAGTACGCATATACTTGTCAAAGTATCTTGATATTCTAGTTTTTTAAGATAATAATACGGCACCATACAAGACattaaaagataaacatGTGATAAAACTAAAGTATTACAATCTTTTGGACTTAAAATGTGccaaaaaagttttttgaATCTTTTCAATTTAGAAGaaacgaaaaaaattaaaaaagcatATTCTGATAATTCAACAATAAAATCAGTcgaattataaaaaacaatataactaaaaaaatgaaaaattttacgaGACAAATTTATCTGTtgtttcttattttttagtttaaaattaaatacaatatattGTGTTAAACACATAAACaggaaaataaaagaaatattgaACAATTCTGTCAAATTAAGTAttaacaatttaaaaaaatcaaaaatttgtaaattagAAAGTAATTGGAAAAATAATTGTTCAtcaataagaaataatttggTAAGAAGAATAATTAAACTATGCCTAAATTTagattctaaaaatatgaaaattaaagacaatgctattttttctatattttgaaGTTTATAATTATCAAGCAATACAAAagttaaaacaaaatcaaataaattaccAAACATTTGGGGgttattaaaataagaattaaaaaaatgcaacctaaaaaattttatgttttaaaataacaACATTAGGCTAAGACATCTATGTTGATCTAAATAAGTgtataaattcaaaatagtaaaaaaacatagtcataaaattgaatgtccatataaaataaaggTTATACAAAACCATTACTCAGACActagaacaaaaaaataaatttattgtttctTATACATTGTTATATGATACTTTtgaatatctaaaaaaatttagcttaatttttgatttcaatatttattttatttgcaaAAAATCCATGAAAATAGTTagtttaatataattaagtAAATAATTTGAGGATGTTttcatttaatataatttgtttttgcaactaaatctttttccacatttttatatcaacGAAGTACTTTGCAAATGTATTATATTGCCTTTTGGTGTTGAAAAGAGTGCTTGCATCggtatttaataaaagaacgacaaaatattatttcttttaccagataaatatgattttgaagaataatacaacaaaagtaaacaattttgatttttaatttacaacttcttttttaagctaattaattaatagatttttaaaattttgtatatttctaatattaaaaCTTATATTAAGCTTAATTACTGTCATTTTGATAAATCGTTCACAAATTACCTTTCTTAAGTCTGTATAGTATATCTGAAATTTTAGCTACGGTAAAGTTTTTGGCattaattttgatatatttatattcaatATAATCACTTAATATCCCGATACATATTTGACTACTGAATCTTATTAAGAAGATACGCAATTGCAccaaattttaattgaaaaattaaaaatttgaaaattttcataaattagTAATTTTGTGGATGAAAACaactaaaaacaaatataaaccTTTATTAGTTGAATTTTTCATTGCGTTTACTGTCACTCGATGTATCTTGTTCGAAATTTTCTTCGCATTTTCGGTATATACATGACATTACGAGGCTGATAACTAGAAAACAAACTAAGAACAACAAAATAAGTATAGAGACTTCCGCCCAACTAAATCCCAGGAAATCATCACTAATGAAAGATTTATTCGAATTGCTcgtattattattaatatttgtatcGTTCAGGATATCTGCGATACTAACGCTTCcttttaagaaattagCTACTAATACTAACATTTCAACGAAATAAAATGACGAACTCATGTAGGggcataaaattttttatttttaatgtttttctGTAAacgttaaaaaaaatcagtattaataataacaataaaaatttaacatattttattaaaagtaaGTCGATCATCTTaatactttaaaaaatgctaTATAGCaagataatatttaatcaCCGAGTTTTTCTTCGATCGACAGCCAACATGTATTGAGTGCTTAATCAATCTACAAAAATCATTTgatcttaaaaaataaaaatactaaatgCGTTATGTGTATACCGATTAACATGTTttaagatataaatatatttttttattttactttgCGATAGATACGAAATCTGCTcattttcttaataaaattttgtaccTTAGGAAGAAAAATTggtttttacaaaatttttatttttaaaattaatcaaaacaaaaaaattgtatataAGCTAGAAATGTATAGATATAATAGAACGTGATAGTGACAAATCATATTTCTTACCGGGCATAAACATCGAACAACCCAAtgacaaagaaaaaattaatagaattttttaaaatgactCTTGAGTgtatattttgaattttcaaTGAAAAAAGTGAAAGCAGAAAATAGTAGAATTACGA
It encodes:
- a CDS encoding Ras-related protein Rab11, with protein sequence MDSSSKQFDYLFKIVLIGDSAVGKTNLLSQLIHQKYVLDSRATIGVEFGSMTFNIDNKIIKAQIWDTAGQERYQAITHAYYRGSSGSILVYDVTQPITLTKAVDNWLIQLKNHTEDIPIMLIGNKTDLQRKISSEEGKEVALRNNLLYFETSAKTGENVKEAFYELINIIYKKHKEKEGKMSKKSVRGDFSGREIKNIKQKKKKSCC
- a CDS encoding putative SP-containing membrane protein; translated protein: MSSSFYFVEMLVLVANFLKGSVSIADILNDTNINNNTSNSNKSFISDDFLGFSWAEVSILILLFLVCFLVISLVMSCIYRKCEENFEQDTSSDSKRNEKFN
- a CDS encoding serine/threonine phosphatase 2A catalytic subunit alpha (PPH21), which gives rise to MIDKFLSKLYKCEYLTETEVEELCKISIDVFIKEDNVVNVNGPVTVCGDVHGQFHDLMELFKVGGLPPYTTYLFMGDYVDRGYHSVETLSILLCLKVKYPTRIFLLRGNHESRQITQVYGFFDECMRKYASNSVWRNFTDLFDYLPVSAVINNDTFCCHGGLSPSFETLDELKKIDRKIEVPHEGAMCDLLWSDPDETKGWGPSPRGAGYTFGPDITNQFTVKNNLKMICRAHQLVMDGYSWNHDKHCVTIFSAPNYCYRCGNLATCMQMDEHGRFDFTQFEPSPVKVEDFVVSKIPDYFL
- a CDS encoding histone domain-containing protein — its product is MARTKQSAKKTTGGKAPRKQLAAKSTKKTPSGTPGTEKRTKQRHRSGTLVLKEIRRYRKGTECLIRRLPFQRHCRAIVRESNNAAEIRFQGPALAAIQEAVECYLVGLFEDSLLCATHARRCTVMARDILLTLKLRSRVINTWTE